From the Lolium rigidum isolate FL_2022 chromosome 2, APGP_CSIRO_Lrig_0.1, whole genome shotgun sequence genome, one window contains:
- the LOC124692997 gene encoding fatty acid desaturase DES2 translates to MGAGGRMTEKEREKQEQLGRADVGATLQRSPTDKPPFTLGQIKKAIPPHCFQRSVIKSFSYVVHDLVIVAALLYAALVWIPTLPTVLQLGAWPLYWVVQGCVMTGVWVIAHECGHHAFSDYSLLDDIVGLVLHSWLLVPYFSWKYSHRRHHSNTGSMERDEVFVPKKKDALAWYTPYIYNNPAGRLVHIVVQLTLGWPLYLATNASGRPYPRFACHFDPYGPIYNDRERVQIFISDVGVLATSFGLFKLASVFGFWWVVRVYAVPLLIVNAWLVLITYLQHTHPALPHYDSTEWDWLRGALATMDRDYGILNRVFHNITDTHVAHHLFSTMPHYHAMEATKAIKPILGEYYQFDPTPVAKATWREAKECIYVEPTEDRKGVFWYSNKF, encoded by the coding sequence ATGGGTGCCGGCGGCAGGATGACGGAGAAGGAGAGGGAGAAGCAGGAGCAGCTGGGCCGCGCCGACGTCGGCGCGACCCTCCAGCGCTCGCCCACGGACAAGCCGCCCTTCACGCTGGGGCAGATCAAGAAGGCGATCCCGCCCCACTGCTTCCAGCGCTCGGTGATCAAGTCCTTCTCCTACGTGGTGCACGACCTGGTCATCGTGGCCGCGCTTCTGTACGCGGCGTTGGTCTGGATCCCCACCCTCCCGACCGTGCTGCAGCTGGGCGCGTGGCCGCTCTACTGGGTGGTGCAAGGCTGCGTCATGACGGGCGTCTGGGTCATCGCGCatgagtgcggccatcacgccttcTCCGACTACTCGCTGCTCGACGACATCGTGGGCCTGGTGCTCCACTCGTGGCTGCTCGTCCCCTACTTCTCCTGGAAGTACAGCCACCGTCGCCACCACTCCAACACCGGCTCCATGGAGCGCGACGAGGTGTTCGTGCCAAAGAAGAAGGACGCGCTGGCATGGTACACCCCCTACATCTACAACAACCCCGCTGGCCGCCTGGTGCACATCGTGGTGCAGCTCACCCTCGGGTGGCCGCTGTACCTGGCGACCAACGCCTCGGGCCGCCCATACCCGCGCTTCGCGTGCCACTTCGACCCCTACGGCCCCATCTACAATGACAGGGAGCGCGTCCAGATCTTCATCTCGGACGTCGGCGTGCTGGCCACCTCGTTTGGCCTCTTCAAGCTCGCGTCGGTGTTCGGGTTCTGGTGGGTGGTGCGCGTCTACGCGGTGCCGCTGCTCATCGTCAATGCGTGGCTGGTCCTCATCACCTACCTGCAGCACACCCACCCGGCGCTGCCGCACTACGACTCCACCGAGTGGGACTGGCTGCGGGGCGCGCTCGCCACCATGGACAGGGACTATGGCATCCTCAACCGTGTGTTCCACAACATCACGGACACCCATGTTGCGCACCACCTCTTCTCCACCATGCCGCACTACCACGCCATGGAGGCAACCAAGGCGATCAAGCCCATCCTCGGCGAGTACTACCAGTTCGACCCCACCCCCGTCGCCAAGGCTACGTGGCGTGAGGCCAAGGAGTGCATCTACGTCGAGCCCACCGAGGACCGCAAGGGCGTCTTCTGGTACAGCAACAAATTCTAG